The following proteins are encoded in a genomic region of Arachis ipaensis cultivar K30076 chromosome B02, Araip1.1, whole genome shotgun sequence:
- the LOC107626120 gene encoding diphthine methyltransferase homolog isoform X1 codes for MDIAHYYLDGNADAVEFCPHDSYHHVLAASTYNLQEGDRPSRHGSISLFSVDGSDIAGGDDHLDLVCSVETSGIFDIKWSPPGQHSNPFLSQADADGYLRIHVLESSCNGVEGINLKHMISEKISDSMCLYLDWNPSGKSMTVGLSDGSVSIVSFLESKLEIQEEWKAHDFELWTTTFDIHQPNLVYTGSDDCKFSCWDLRDGPSNLVFQNSKAHKMGVCCIQKRSHDPNSLVTGSYDETLRVWDLRTISKPVNETSIGLGGGVWRVKHHPYIPNLVLAACMHNGFAIVSIKGNEAQVLETYKKHDSLAYGADWQKGEANHRVERTKPIVATCSFYDKLVRVWKPENEINL; via the exons ATGGATATAGCACATTACTATTTGGATGGCAATGCTGATGCTGTGGAGTTTTGTCCACATGATTCGTACCACCATGTTCTGGCTGCCTCCACATACAATCTCCAAGAAGGTGACCGTCCCAGTCGACATGGAAGCATTTCTCTCTTCAGTGTTGATGGCAGTGACATAGCTGGTGGTGATGACCACCTTGACTTGGTTTGCAGTGTGGAGACCTCTGGCATTTTCGACATAAAGTGGAGCCCGCCTGGACAGCATTCGAATCCTTTTCTTTCTCAAGCTGATGCTGATGGATACTTGAGAATTCATGTGCTGGAAAGTAGCTGTAATGGGGTTGAAG GGATTAATCTAAAGCATATGATCAGTGAAAAAATCAGCGACTCTATGTGCTTGTACCTGGACTGGAACCCTTCAGGCAAATCCATGACAGTGGGGCTTTCTGATGGCTCTGTATCCATTGTTTCTTTCCTTGAATCCAAGTTGGAAATACAAGAAGAATGGAAGGCACATGACTTTGAACTCTGGACAACCACATTTGATATCCACCAACCAAATTTGGTATATACTGGCTCTGATGATTGTAAATTCAGTTGTTGGGATTTAAGGGATGGTCCTTCCAATCTGGTATTTCAGAATTCCAAAGCTCACAAAATGGGTGTTTGTTGCATTCAAAAGCGTTCTCATGATCCAAATAGCTTAGTAACCGGTAGCTACGACGAAACCTTGAGGGTATGGGACTTGAGAACAATCTCAAAACCTGTTAATGAGACTTCAATTGGCTTAGGGGGAGGAGTTTGGAGGGTGAAGCACCATCCGTACATTCCAAACTTGGTCTTGGCTGCATGTATGCACAATGGTTTTGCAATTGTTTCCATCAAGGGCAACGAAGCGCAAGTGTTGGAAACTTACAAGAAGCATGATTCCCTTGCATATGGAGCAGATTGGCAGAAAGGTGAAGCAAATCACAGAGTTGAGAGAACCAAACCAATTGTGGCTACTTGCTCATTCTATGACAAACTTGTTCGGGTATGGAAGCCAGAAAATGAGATTAACTTGTAA
- the LOC107626120 gene encoding diphthine methyltransferase homolog isoform X2 yields MDIAHYYLDGNADAVEFCPHDSYHHVLAASTYNLQEGDRPSRHGSISLFSVDGSDIAGGDDHLDLVCSVETSGIFDIKWSPPGQHSNPFLSQADADGYLRIHVLESSCNGVEGINLKHMISEKISDSMCLYLDWNPSGKSMTVGLSDGSVSIVSFLESKLEIQEEWKAHDFELWTTTFDIHQPNLVYTGSDDCKFSCWDLRDGPSNLVFQNSKAHKMGVCCIQKRSHDPNSLVTGSYDETLRVWDLRTISKPVNETSIGLGGGVWRVKHHPYIPNLVLAACMHNGFAIVSIKGNEAQVLETYKKHDSLAYGADWQKGEANHRVERTKPIVATCSFYDKLVREGWKHE; encoded by the exons ATGGATATAGCACATTACTATTTGGATGGCAATGCTGATGCTGTGGAGTTTTGTCCACATGATTCGTACCACCATGTTCTGGCTGCCTCCACATACAATCTCCAAGAAGGTGACCGTCCCAGTCGACATGGAAGCATTTCTCTCTTCAGTGTTGATGGCAGTGACATAGCTGGTGGTGATGACCACCTTGACTTGGTTTGCAGTGTGGAGACCTCTGGCATTTTCGACATAAAGTGGAGCCCGCCTGGACAGCATTCGAATCCTTTTCTTTCTCAAGCTGATGCTGATGGATACTTGAGAATTCATGTGCTGGAAAGTAGCTGTAATGGGGTTGAAG GGATTAATCTAAAGCATATGATCAGTGAAAAAATCAGCGACTCTATGTGCTTGTACCTGGACTGGAACCCTTCAGGCAAATCCATGACAGTGGGGCTTTCTGATGGCTCTGTATCCATTGTTTCTTTCCTTGAATCCAAGTTGGAAATACAAGAAGAATGGAAGGCACATGACTTTGAACTCTGGACAACCACATTTGATATCCACCAACCAAATTTGGTATATACTGGCTCTGATGATTGTAAATTCAGTTGTTGGGATTTAAGGGATGGTCCTTCCAATCTGGTATTTCAGAATTCCAAAGCTCACAAAATGGGTGTTTGTTGCATTCAAAAGCGTTCTCATGATCCAAATAGCTTAGTAACCGGTAGCTACGACGAAACCTTGAGGGTATGGGACTTGAGAACAATCTCAAAACCTGTTAATGAGACTTCAATTGGCTTAGGGGGAGGAGTTTGGAGGGTGAAGCACCATCCGTACATTCCAAACTTGGTCTTGGCTGCATGTATGCACAATGGTTTTGCAATTGTTTCCATCAAGGGCAACGAAGCGCAAGTGTTGGAAACTTACAAGAAGCATGATTCCCTTGCATATGGAGCAGATTGGCAGAAAGGTGAAGCAAATCACAGAGTTGAGAGAACCAAACCAATTGTGGCTACTTGCTCATTCTATGACAAACTTGTTCGG GAAGGTTGGAAGCATGAGTGA